From Salvelinus namaycush isolate Seneca chromosome 9, SaNama_1.0, whole genome shotgun sequence:
ggtgcacctgtgtaataatcatactcctcaatcagcttcttgatatgccacacctgtcaggtggatgcatTACTTTgtcaaaggataaatgctcactaacagggatgtaaacgaaTTTGTACAAGCTgacgtcaaggcaaagggtggctactttgaagaatctcctatataaaataatatataaaatacaattgtttggttactacatgaatccatctgtatttttttcatagttttaatgtattcactattattttacaatgtagaaaatagtgaaaatatagaaaaaacatggattgagtaggtgtgtccaaacctttgactggtactgcatgtaCTTCCATCATTTATTTGAACTGGTACCGTGCTACCTTCAgaagtcttgtgaggcttgtggttgtcctagagcaaaacaacaaaCATGTACGTGTTTGTGAAAGTCTCACCTTTTGGACAGAGGTTGGTAACTTCTTCAAACGAGTCTTGTGATGTTTATGGAGTGCGTGGAGCAAAATGGAGGACACCATAGtatttgtgagagtctcatctttccatggAGTGGTCATTTAGGTTTGCTTGGACTCTACAGACGTTTTTgagagaagaccaattttcgggatATCTaaaggtctgacaaacaccgctgtagctcagccaccttccaccgcagatgcggaaggccgtcattggcagatgtggtggattgagacacaggcCATACAAATCCATAGCTTAAACAGACAGATCTTGATAGGgatgtttctattgtgctaaTTAGACTCCGGCAGAGGAGCGGACATCTTAACAAACACTTTAATTCTGTCCCTTTTTATTGCACCAGTGACTGCTTCAGTCAAGAttaagaaatataaaacatatgaTTTATATCATGCCCATGGTTTGAAGTCGTCCCCATATTTCTCCCTGTCTTACAGTATGGATGAAAACAGATCTCCCATCGTCCCTTATGTGTACATTAAGCACACTGGTATAGTGCGAGACGCCAACCCTGTCAGAGTGGTTAGCTCCTGTAACCTGGAGATCTACACCTTCCCCTTTGACGTCCAGAACTGCACCTTCACCTTCAGATCCTACATCCACCACGGTAAGACGTCAACGCAACCACGCTTTAGGACTAACTTGAAAATAAGGGTGCGATGCCAAACCCATCGCTCCTTCTCTCCCAAAGAAACATCCTGACTCTCTCTTGTGATCTGAAATGATAGGTATGAAACAGGGTTGTCCACTGACTCCATTGACGTTTTTGATATTACTCGTTGTCAACCAAGGGATCTGTTTGCTATTAGGCCCAAGTTTACCATCCCCTCAGTACAGATCATGTTCTGCTTCCATATAGGTTCAGCACATTCATCCCAGTATGTCCCATTCCTTTATCTCCCCTGCAGTGTCGGACATAAGGATTATCTTAGGGAGGAAGGTGGAGGACATCCTGAAACGCTCCATTAGCGTGTTGTCCACTAAAGGGGAGTGGGAGCTGATGGACATCAAATCCAGCAAGTTAAAGTTATCAACATTCAATCAGGGAGAAAGCAACCCCTATGATGAGCTCTGCTTCTACGTACGAACCCAAAGAACTGCAATTACTCAGACGCCATTAGTTTGGCTCTACTAGTACTGAACGTTGAGTTCTCTATATTTCTAGCATTACTTTTGTTTCAGAGAGTACTTCCTGTTTCACACATAGGATGCTAACCCAGATAATTATGGCTTTGTCTTGTCTGCTATGGGAATCTACTGCACCAAGCCAGATCACACTTGAAGGTTGTCATTCACTGTTGTATCTCTAAACTGTAGATTGTCCTGAGGCGCAGACCAACCCTCTACGTGGTGAACCTCCTGATCCCCAGCTGCTTCCTCATCACTGTGGATCTCTTCAGCTTCCTGTTGCCTCCCCAGAACGTGGACCGCTCCTCCTTCAAGATGACCCTAATTTTGGGCTACTCGGTCTTCCTGCTCATCGTGAATGACCTGCTGCCAGTCACAGGAAGCACAATCCCACTGATAAGTGAGTATGAAAACATGTGTTCTGGAAGCACCATTTTTGTCGTAAATAATACCTGCGGAGGTAAATGTTTACTTTGTGTTATTGGATTAGCTGGTTAGGTCAAGTATCATTTTGAAGTCCACTTCCTTTGTCCTCCTAAGAGTTGCTGAATAttttctctcttcacctccctcctcctcctcctcccgccCATGCAGATGTGTTCTTCGCCATCTGCTTGGCTCTGATGGTGGCCAGCCTGTTGGAAACTATTCTCATCACCAACCTCCTGGTCGGCTCCAGTAACTTCCACCCAGTGCCTGGCTGGGTCCGAGTGCTCGTCCTGCGCTTCATGGGCACCCTCGTCTGGCTGCCTCAGAAATCAAGAGAGGACAAGATCATCCTCAATCCAGTTGCAGGAGGTACCCCTGATCTGATCCTTCCATGGAGTTACAATTACACAGACTTTCAGGCAATTAGCAGATACTTGTCTTGTCCAACCCAAAGCAATATAGTGAAAGCATTCATACACAGGCCTGAAAAGTAAGATAAATGTTGGAATCACTCTGATACATTTCTCCAGCCACTTGACTAGGTCCGACCTTAGACAGAATTGTACTTCCCACGTAAGTCAATCATTTCTGTCTTTAGAAGGTATATTCATCATTTCACCTTTCTCCCTTCTTTCCATCTTTTCTCTAACAAACAGACTTGAAAGTCTGCCCTCTAGTGACGGTGGAGAGACAGGTTCAAAAAGGAGAACCAGGTGAGATGTGGGCAGAGGCAGGCAATTCAGCCCTGGCGGAGCTGAGGAAGCTGGGCAATGAGCTGCAGTCCATCCGCCTCCAGGTGGCCCAGCATGTGGACGGGAACCAGATCTCCCAGGACTGGATGCAGGTGGGCTACATCATAGACCGGCTGCTGTTTGGCGTCTACTGCATCTTCATCACCTTCAGCTTCATCGTCATCCTCAGCATCTGGAGTAATTCGTACAACCAGTGATGTAATAAATAAAATAGGTGGTTAAACGCCATTCGTTGTGAAATAAGTAACGCTCCCTATATGTTCTTAGCATTTTTCCATGATAGGTGGCTAAATATTTGTGTAAAATACAAAATGTGTGGAAATAGTgcttaccctccactacaccaccgcGTACAAGACTTAAGAGTCTACCATGTTGTCAACTGCTGTTTAGATTTAAAAACAATTACCTTAAAATTACCATAACTTTAACAATTGTTTGTTTGATCTTCTGGCTGCACTGAGTAGGTATGTTGACTTATATATTACTATATTAGaggaaatatatttttatttgtcaaataaaCATACTGTCACGAAAACCACTGTTTCATTACTAACAACAATTCATTGGGGTTATCTGAGACGTTTTCTGAATTGTAATGTTGATGGTGGatcaatgatgatgatgatgaagatctGTCACGCAAGACATGGATCAATGACATGCAGTGTCGACATACAGGAAGTTATTttggggtattttattaggatccccatttgctgttacaaaagcagcagctactcttcctggggtccacacaaaacatgaaacatgacaaaacacagaacattaatagacaagaacagctcaaggacagaactacatgcaTTTAAAatggcacacatagcctacatgtcAATACATTCACACAATATCTAGGTCAAGATAGGGGAGAGACattgtgccatgaggtgttgctttacttgtttttgaaaacaggtttgctgttcatttgagcaatatgagatggaagtgAGTTTCaggcaataatggctctatataatttGTACACTTTCTTGATTTTGTTCtgaatttggggactgtgaaaagacccctggtggcatgtctggtggggtaagtgtgtgtgtcaaagctgtgtaagttgactatggaAACCATTTGGAATTTGCAACATATGAATGTTTCttctaaaaagaagaagtgatgcagtcagtctctcctcaactcttagccaagagagactggcatgcatagtatttatattagccctccgattacaatgaagagcaagacgtgtcgctctgttctgggccagctgcagcttaactaggtctttctttgcagcacttgaccacatgattggacaataatcaagacaaTACTAGAGTCTACAGGACTGTTTGAAATGTGGTgtcaaaaagcagagcatctctttattatggacataccTCTCCCcgtctttacaaccattgaatctttGTGTTTTGACCacgacagtttacaatctaaggtaacaccaagtaattcaGTCTCCTCAaattgttcaacagccacaccattcattaccagattcagctgaggtctcgAACTTATGGAacgatttgtaccaaatacaatgctcttagttttagagatttTCAGTtctagtttattactggccacccattccaaatctGACTACAACtccttgttaagggtttcagtgacttcattagctgtgtttGCTGAAACGCACATGGTTGAATCATCATCAtacaggctttgtttaatgccagtggcaggtcattggtaaaaatagaaaaagtagagagctgccctgcggtacaacATATCCTACATGGTTGACATTacagaggcttccattaaagaaaaacactctcagttctattagatagatagctctgaatccacaatatgtcAGAGGTTGAAAATCcataaaacatacagtaccagttaaaaagattggacacacctactcattcaagggtttttatttatttttagtagtttctacattgtagaataatagtgaagacattaaaattatgaaataacacagatgggatcatgcagtaaccaaagaagtggtaaacagattattcaaagtagccaacctttgcctcgatgacagctttgcccactcttggcattctctcaaccagcttcatgaggtagtcacctggaatgcatttcaattaacaggtgtgccttgttaaaagttcatttgtggaatttctttccttcttaatgtgtttaagtcaatcagttgtgttgtgacaaggtagggttggtatacaggtagggttggtatatttggtaaaataccaagttcatattatggcaagaacagctcaattaactttttatggctgcaggggcagtattgagtagcttggatgaaaggtacccagagtaaacggcctgctcctcagtcccagttactaatatatgcatattattattagtattggatagaaaacactctgaagtttctaaaactgtttgaattatgtctgtgaatataaaagaactcatatggcaggcaaaaacctgagaaaaatccaaacaggaagtgagaattctgagagtggtcgatgttaaagtcatcgcctattcaatttcctgtaatatatggatctgtttgcacttcctacgccttccactagatgtcaacagtcagtggAACGTgaaatgaagcttatgctgtgttgtgggaccggatgggaggtgtttgagtcagtggtctggcagagtgccagttcttggtcacgcacgttcctcatgatatcgccatgcgttccattacttatagagactgaaaagaatgctccagttggaacattattggatatatataacaacatcctgaagattgattctctactaagtttgaccagtttatttgacttgtaatataactttttgaagttttcgtccgacgtttgcctgcatctgcgcgagcgtttggacacgtgtactacacatgcaagcaaaattagctaattggacataagtaatggacattatcgaacaaaacaacgatttattgtggaactaggattcctgggagtgcattctgataaatatcatcaaaggtaagggaatatttatcatgtaatttctggtttctgttgattccaacatggcggctaatttggctattgttctgagcgccgtctcagaatATTGCATGGTTTGTTtttataattccatgtgtataacttgtattatcatctacatttatgatgagtatttctgttgaaacgatgtggctatgcaaaatcacttgatgtttttggaactagtgaatgtaacacgccaatgtaaactcagattttttgatataaatatgaactttatcaaacaaaacatgcatgtattgtgtaacatgaagtcctatgagtgtcatctgatgaagataatcaaaggttagtgattcattttatctctatttctgctttttgtgaaagctatttttcgctggaaaaatggctgtacttattgtggtttggtggtgacctaacataatcgtttgtagtgctttcgctgaaaagcatatttgaaatcagacactttggtgggattaacaacaagattacctttaaaatgacacatgtatgtctgaggaatttgaattatgagatttctgttgtttgaatttggcgccctgcactttcactgtctgttgtcatatcatcccggtagcgggattgcagccataagaagatttatgcaaagagaaacgacagtccatcatttctttaagacatgaagctcagtcaatctggaaaatgtcaagaactttgaaagtttcttcaagtgcagtcgcaaaaaccatcaagcgcta
This genomic window contains:
- the LOC120053686 gene encoding 5-hydroxytryptamine receptor 3A-like, which codes for MVTIVSPAPCLRCKIVVNCTNPNTISLLAALENVMKLYSIRPVMNLSTPTNISMYFTLYGILGVHTGIVRDANPVRVVSSCNLEIYTFPFDVQNCTFTFRSYIHHVSDIRIILGRKVEDILKRSISVLSTKGEWELMDIKSSKLKLSTFNQGESNPYDELCFYIVLRRRPTLYVVNLLIPSCFLITVDLFSFLLPPQNVDRSSFKMTLILGYSVFLLIVNDLLPVTGSTIPLINVFFAICLALMVASLLETILITNLLVGSSNFHPVPGWVRVLVLRFMGTLVWLPQKSREDKIILNPVAGDLKVCPLVTVERQVQKGEPGEMWAEAGNSALAELRKLGNELQSIRLQVAQHVDGNQISQDWMQVGYIIDRLLFGVYCIFITFSFIVILSIWSNSYNQ